One genomic segment of Impatiens glandulifera chromosome 6, dImpGla2.1, whole genome shotgun sequence includes these proteins:
- the LOC124942357 gene encoding uncharacterized protein LOC124942357 codes for MDNQERGKRENEVAMKFSICKRCKQSFNPSENALSSCRFHPSFFVSRRHDDQKRYYELGPDDPPYAAKFYDCCGAEDREASGCTTGCHVSYDDE; via the exons atggataatCAAGAGAGAGGAAAACGAGAGAATGAAGTTGCGATGAAATTCTCTATATGCAAGAGATGCAAACAATCTTTCAATCCATCGGAGAACGCTTTATCTTCTTGCCGTTTCCATCCCAGTTTCTTCGTTTCTCGCCGTCACGACGATCAGAAAAG GTATTATGAATTGGGACCAGATGATCCTCCATATGCTGCCAAATTCTATGACTGTTGTGGAGCTGAAGATCGTGAAGCATCTGGCTGCACCACTGGCTGTCATGTCTCTTACGATGATGAATAG
- the LOC124941190 gene encoding WEB family protein At5g16730, chloroplastic-like, whose translation MSSKIKSSLSETPNSKSSPATPRISKVVRGVSKPAAAGGGAGGDSPSPLQSSRLSIDRSPRSANSKPSLDRRSPKLPITPPTDKPQQTRAVSKASSELLAQLTLVKEDLEKAKEKLVQVENEKSQSHEELKEAQRLAEEANEKLREALVAQKRAEEDLEIEKFRAVEFEQAGIEATYSKDETWQKELESVRNQHAVDLSSLLSTTEELERLKQELSMTNDAKTQALAHAEDATKIAEIHVQKVEILSAELTKLKKSLEFKIETETNETHKMVSELHSEVETLKEELQKAKTFEAKSLEKEASIQQDSLEKARLFEEKLLEKEASIEQLNVELEAAKLAESYAHSLVSELKRKTDELDARATESSRLEKSASESLESVMKQLEDSNDLLQDAESEIFSLREKVGLLEISLRGHKGDMEESDRRFDIVKKEASETVSKLEKLQNELEIVKEEKNQALNNEKLAAESVQTLLEEKNKLINELDKVKDEEEKSKKAMESLAAALHEVSSEAREIKEKFLSIQSEHQFSESQIEDLKLVLKATNEKYESMLDKLKLESDELSKKTELASREHEQSATEWEQKELHFTKSINSLENELSEKEKEISRLEVTLKQAEEEVSSVKNEGIELKKNLKDSETEIIYLKEVLGEAKGESMKFKESLLDKETELQNIIHENDDLRAKEASSLIRINELTKLLEESMARKKVLEVEENGDVEFSGSEKDYDMLPKVVEFSEQNGAVEDSILKEIDVVVKKEENSGGVVDNKEDEDDKQSVETELKMWESCKIEEKDFSPEGEGEGKGESFEEEVEGKEVTNGVSSLAAGGAVENGGMSSPTKVQSLRKKKPLLGNLSSLIKKKVELSEQNGAVEDSILKENDVVVKKEENNGGVVDNKDDNDEEDDAHSVETELKMWESCKIEEKDFSPEVEGEGEVEGESFEEEVEGKEVTNGVSSLAAGGAVENGGTTSPTKVQILKKKKPLLGKFSSLLKKKGSSTKK comes from the exons ATGTCTTCCAAGATCAA ATCTTCTTTGTCTGAAACTCCTAATAGTAAATCGTCACCTGCAACTCCTCGTATTAGTAAAGTAGTCAGAGGAGTGTCTAAACCTGCTGCCGCTGGTGGCGGTGCTGGTGGTGATTCACCGTCTCCACTTCAAAGTTCTCGTTTATCGATTGATCGTTCGCCTAGATCTGCGAATTCTAAGCCTTCTTTGGATCGTCGTTCGCCAAAGCTTCCTATTACTCCTCCTACTGAT AAACCACAACAAACACGTGCTGTTTCCAAAGCATCATCAGAATTACTTGCTCAATTAACACTTGTTAAGGAAGATCTCGAGAAAGCTAAGGAGAAATTGGTTCAAGTTGAAAATGAGAAATCTCAGTCCCATGAAGAACTGAAAGAAGCCCAGAGATTAGCCGAGGAAGCAAATGAGAAGCTCAGAGAGGCTTTAGTTGCTCAAAAGCGAGCTGAAGAGGATCTGGAGATTGAGAAATTTAGAGCAGTTGAGTTCGAACAGGCAGGGATTGAAGCTACTTATTCAAAAGATGAAACATGGCAGAAAGAACTTGAATCTGTTAGAAACCAACATGCTGTTGAcctctcttctcttctttcaaCTACTGAAGAACTCGAAAGGCTTAAACAAGAACTCTCAATGACAAATGATGCCAAAACCCAAGCTCTTGCTCACGCAGAAGATGCAACCAAGATCGCTGAAATCCACGTTCAGAAAGTCGAGATTCTCTCCGCTGAATTAACCAAGCTGAAGAAATCATTAGAGTTCAAGATTGAGACAGAAACTAACGAGACCCATAAGATGGTTTCCGAATTGCATTCAGAGGTCGAAACCCTAAAAGAGGAACTCCAAAAAGCGAAAACATTTGAGGCGAAGTCATTAGAAAAGGAAGCTTCCATCCAACAAGATAGTCTCGAGAAAGCGAGATTATTTGAGGAGAAACTATTAGAGAAGGAAGCATCGATTGAACAACTAAACGTCGAGCTTGAGGCTGCAAAGTTGGCCGAATCATACGCACATAGTTTAGTATCGGAATTGAAGAGGAAAACCGATGAACTCGATGCTCGCGCAACCGAATCAAGTCGGTTGGAGAAATCAGCATCTGAATCTCTCGAATCCGTAATGAAACAGTTAGAGGATAGCAACGATCTATTGCAAGACGCTGAATCTGAAATCTTTTCCCTTAGGGAAAAGGTCGGTCTTTTGGAAATCTCACTTCGCGGGCATAAAGGGGACATGGAGGAATCGGATCGACGATTCGATATAGTTAAGAAAGAAGCTTCCGAAACAGTGAGCAAACTCGAAAAGCTACAAAACGAGCTTGAAATCGTTAAAGAAGAGAAGAACCAAGCTCTCAATAACGAAAAGCTCGCAGCTGAAAGCGTCCAGACGTTATTGGAAGAGAAGAACAAACTGATAAACGAACTCGATAAAGTCAAAGACGAAGAAGAGAAGAGCAAGAAAGCAATGGAAAGCTTAGCTGCCGCACTGCACGAAGTTTCTTCCGAAGCGCGGGAGATAAAGGAGAAATTTCTCTCGATTCAATCTGAGCATCAATTCTCTGAATCCCAGATTGAAGATCTGAAGTTAGTCTTGAAAGCAACAAACGAGAAGTATGAATCAATGCTTGACAAGCTAAAGCTCGAAAGCGATGAACTTTCGAAGAAAACCGAATTAGCGAGCCGCGAACACGAACAATCTGCCACCGAATGGGAACAGAAAGAACTTCATTTCACGAAATCTATCAACAGCTTGGAAAACGAATTATCCGAGAAGGAAAAGGAAATAAGCAGGCTGGAGGTTACACTCAAGCAAGCTGAGGAAGAGGTTTCATCTGTAAAGAATGAAGGAATTGAACTGAAGAAGAATTTGAAGGATTCTGAAACTGAAATAATCTACTTGAAGGAAGTCCTGGGAGAAGCGAAAGGCGAGAGCATGAAGTTCAAGGAGAGTTTACTCGACAAAGAAACCGAACTTCAAAACATTATTCACGAGAACGACGACCTTCGAGCCAAGGAAGCTTCTTCTCTTATCCGTATCAACGAGCTAACTAAGTTACTAGAGGAATCCATGGCTAGGAAGAAGGTATTGGAAGTGGAGGAAAACGGAGACGTGGAGTTCTCCGGTAGCGAAAAAGATTACGACATGCTTCCCAAGGTGGTTGAATTCTCCGAGCAGAATGGCGCGGTGGAAGACTCGATCCTGAAAGAGATTGACGTCGTTGTTAAGAAAGAAGAGAACAGCGGAGGTGTGGTAGACAATAAGGAGGATGAGGACGACAAACAATCGGTGGAGACTGAACTGAAAATGTGGGAGAGCTGTAAGATAGAAGAGAAGGATTTCTCGCCCGAGGGTGAGGGAGAAGGAAAAGGGGAGTCGTTTGAAGAGGAAGTCGAGGGAAAGGAAGTGACAAACGGAGTATCGTCATTGGCAGCTGGTGGGGCTGTGGAAAACGGGGGAATGTCGTCGCCGACAAAGGTGCAAAGTTTGAGGAAGAAGAAGCCTTTACTTGGAAATTTGTCAAGTTTGATAAAGAAAAAAGTTGAATTGTCCGAGCAGAATGGCGCGGTGGAAGACTCGATCCTGAAAGAGAACGATGTCGTTGTTAagaaagaagagaataacgGAGGTGTGGTAGACAATAAGGACGATAATGACGAGGAGGACGACGCACATTCAGTGGAGACTGAACTGAAAATGTGGGAGAGCTGTAAGATAGAAGAGAAGGATTTCTCCCCCGAGGTCGAGGGGGAAGGAGAAGTCGAAGGGGAGTCGTTTGAAGAGGAAGTGGAGGGAAAGGAAGTGACGAACGGAGTATCGTCGTTGGCGGCTGGTGGGGCGGTTGAAAACGGGGGAACGACGTCGCCCACGAAGGTGCaaattttgaagaagaagaagcctTTACTTGGAAAATTTTCAAGTTTGCTAAAGAAGAAAGGAAGTAGCACAAAGAAGTGA
- the LOC124941839 gene encoding uncharacterized protein LOC124941839, with the protein MWLEIICCLVIYKLIRLFFYDNQDEILQVETSDSNASFSVAQRLEKLYGGKTYIGLRIPDADTGSHRDIDMVLVTKGEAVVISVQNMSGFVSVDASGNWVCIGNKTENFPDPVVEAKEQVSILESYLEQRGVSLPQGFLACKVICPNPKFQIISSSNSFPPEVVTYDQWLQLKPEGKTMFSGWLKNAFQGGKKETEESIHQKLNSILSTSPMWDRLVLKGNKYLLGEFLEFKGKDDDLLLLKFVKRSKINRVVIQMTSMFGLAPSRLQVLFKYRDYRNEGSSSALDLEEVTVRSNTEVSFLPKNSKKVRKIKLSSIISLHLSS; encoded by the exons ATGTGGTTAGAGATAATCTGTTGTTTGGTTATCTACAAGTTAATCCGCCTATTCTTCTACGACAATCAAGATGAAATCCTTCAAGTCGAAACCTCCGATTCCAACGCTTCTTTCTCCGTCGCCCAAAG ACTCGAAAAACTTTATGGTGGAAAAACCTATATCGGTCTTAGAATTCCAGATGCTGATACTGGTTCTCATCGAGATATTGATATGGTTCTTGTCACTAAAgg GGAAGCTGTTGTGATTTCAGTACAGAATATGTCTGGGTTTGTATCAGTTGATGCTAGTGGGAATTGGGTTTGTATTGGGAACAAAACGGAGAATTTTCCAGACCCT GTAGTAGAAGCAAAGGAGCAAGTTTCCATTCTAGAGTCATATCTTGAACAAAGAGGAGTGTCTCTTCCACAAGGGTTTTTGGCTTGTAAAGTTATTTGTCCAAATCCAAAATTCCA AATAATATCATCATCGAACTCGTTTCCACCGGAGGTTGTCACCTACGACCAGTGGCTGCAACTGAAACCCGAGGGTAAGACTATGTTTTCTGGTTGGTTAAAGAACGCCTTCCAAGGTGGGAAGAAAGAAACCGAAGAATCTATTCATCAGAAACTCAACTCCATTCTCAGCACTTCTCCGATGTGGGACAG GTTGGTGCTTAAAGGAAACAAATATCTTCTGGGAGAGTTCTTAGAATTCAAAGGGAAAGACGATGACTTGCTTCTGCTGAAATTTGTTAAGAGATCTAAAATCAATCGTGTCGTTATCCAAATGACTAGTATGTTCGGACTAG CCCCTTCTAGGCTTCAAGTTTTGTTCAAATATCGCGACTATCGGAATGAAGGGTCTTCTTCTGCATTGGATTTGGAAGAAGTAACAGTTAGGTCGAATACTGAGGTTTCGTTTTTGCCCAAGAATTCGAAGAAAGTACGCAAGATCAAGCTCTCGTCAATTATCTCTCTTCATCTCAGTTCTTGA
- the LOC124941779 gene encoding histone acetyltransferase MCC1-like, whose amino-acid sequence MWRHMGGSQGLYSPAISYRPIQPSDLDVLMRLHTDLFPVRYEPEFYQKVVTGQELSWGAVDRNRPNGQNDELIGFVTARILPAKDSEVEDLLSCNMSKNDLKLIYILTLGVVESYRNHGIAVSLIKEVKKYAATIPTCRGVYLHVILYNNPAIHLYQKMSFQCVRRLYSFYFINGQHFDAFLFIYYVNGGRSPCSLLDIMRHVMTYLKGGIEVVISKLQRNENKGSRWHKNRETFNLVSTTQNKKILLNDDSGYQCV is encoded by the exons ATGTGGCGTCATATGGGAGGCTCTCAGGGTTTATATTCTCCCGCAATATCTTATAGGCCTATACAACCTTCTGATTTAGATGTGCTTATGAGACTTCATACTGATCTGTTTCCTGTCAG GTATGAGCCTGAATTCTATCAGAAGGTTGTTACTGGCCAAGAACTGTCGTGGGGTGCTGTTGATCGAAATCGGCCCAATGGTCAAAATGATGAACTTATTGGGTTTGTTACTGCACGAATTCTCCCAGCAAAAGACAGTGAG GTAGAAGACTTGCTGAGCTGCAACATGTCGAAAAATGATCTTAAGTTAATTTACATTCTTACTTTAGGAGTGGTAGAATCTTACAGAAACCATGGCATAG CTGTGTCACTTATAAAAGAGGTAAAGAAATACGCGGCGACCATTCCAACATGCCGGGGAGTCTACCTGCATGTAATCCTTTATAACAATCCGGCCATTCATCTCTACCAGAAAATGTCGTTTCAATGTGTAAGAAGGTTGTACAGTTTTTACTTCATAAACGGTCAGCATTTTGATGCCTTCTTGTTCATCTACTACGTCAATGGAGGTCGAAGTCCTTGCTCGCTATT GGATATTATGAGACATGTGATGACATATTTGAAAGGTGGAATAGAAGTGGTGATTTCGAAACTACAAAGAAACGAAAATAAGGGATCGAGGTGGCATAAAAACCGAGAAACATTTAACCTTGTATCAACAAcacaaaacaagaagatccTTTTAAATGATGATTCAGGTTATCAATGTGTCtag
- the LOC124941999 gene encoding ADP-ribosylation factor 1-like 2: MGQAFRKLFDTFFGNSEMRVVMLGLDAAGKTTILYKLHIGEVLSTVPTIGFNVEKVQYKNVVFTVWDVGGQEKLRPLWRHYFNNTDGLIYVVDSLDRERIGKAKQEFQTIIRDPFMLNSVILVFANKQDMKGAMTPMEVCAGLGLYDLKNRRWHIQGTCATKGDGLYEGLDWLSSTLKEVKASDG; encoded by the exons ATGGGACAAGCCTTTCGCAAGTTGTTTGATACCTTCTTTGGTAATAGCGAAATGAGG GTTGTGATGCTTGGTCTTGATGCTGCTGgtaaaacaacaatattatacaaGCTTCATATAGGAGAAGTTTTGTCGACTGTTCCTACAATTG GGTTCAATGTGGAGAAAGTGCAGTATAAGAATGTGGTATTTACAGTGTGGGATGTTGGAGGTCAAGAGAAATTGAGGCCATTATGGAGGCATTACTTTAATAATACCGATGGATTG ATATACGTTGTGGACTCGTTGGATCGAGAGAGAATTGGTAAAGCAAAGCAAGAGTTTCAG ACCATCATCAGAGATCCTTTCATGCTCAATAGTGTTATCTTGGTTTTTGCAAACAAGCAAGATATG AAAGGGGCGATGACGCCCATGGAAGTATGTGCGGGACTTGGACTTTACGATCTAAAGAACCGGAGATGGCATATACAAGGGACTTGTGCTACTAAAGGAGATGGTTTATATGAAGGGCTAGATTGGCTTTCTAGCACTCTCAAGGAGGTTAAGGCTTCTGATGGATAA
- the LOC124943071 gene encoding phospholipid scramblase family protein C343.06c codes for MDVYDENRFRRPRRCFAATVERQTDGIRDQLCDAIEERRFRVRLQPCLATAFDSDAMNCTRTCRSLARVLKSNAKVNKCGNDWNDLHGNERNITNGFHRYLGSGSKELGNQEKWSLVRNMQPAINLSRQYGKTSGNELNLDRDFIVQLWMQDMKMKKEKEMKRRKFIRCVKNEPERLFSGRYLTEEKSDWLPVNHGTNVLKPTSSEEARVLPLLGRSILLITRDIEWANLAFGIEQENRYAVIDVSYPQSPVGFIREQSNWFARQTLRLRRPFIAYFTDSTSNELFRVRRPFWWLTSSIYTEVDGKEIGVVHRRWHLWKRIYDLYLGNKQFAVVENPGFWNWTFTLKDINGQVLAEIDRNWRGFGFEILTDAGQYVIRFGSTSNDVMEKNQELEVVRPLTLSERAVTLALAVSLDNDYFSRHGGWGIPFFVMGE; via the exons ATGGATGTGTATGATGAAAATCGATTCAG GCGCCCTCGCCGTTGCTTCGCCGCCACCGTCGAA AGACAGACAGACGGAATTCGCGATCAGCTTTGCGATGCGATTGAAGAACGGCGATTTAGAGTTCGTCTTCAACCTTGTTTAGCGACTGCTTTCGAT TCTGATGCGATGAATTGTACAAGAACTTGTCGTTCTCTCGCTAGAGTTTTAAAATCGAACGCAAAAGTAAACAAATGTGGCAATGACTGGAATGATCTTCATGGAAATGAAAGGAATATTACCAATGGATTTCATCGATACTTAGGATCTGGTTCAAAAGAGTTGGGAAATCAGGAAAAATGGTCCTTGGTTAGAAATATGCAACCTGCTATCAATTTATCTAGGCAATATGGAAAAACTTCAGGAAATGAATTAAACTTGGATAGGGACTTTATAGTTCAGCTATGGATGCAAGATATGaagatgaaaaaagaaaaagagatgaagaggaggaagtttattagatgtgtaaagaatgaACCTGAAAGGTTGTTTTCGGGAAGATACTTAACAGAAGAAAAATCGGATTGGTTGCCTGTTAACCATGGCACCAATGTCTTGAAACCGACATCTTCGGAGGAG GCTCGGGTTTTACCTCTTCTTGGAAGATCTATTTTGTTGATTACTAGAGATATTGAATGGGCTAATCTTGCGTTTGGTATTGAGCAG GAAAACCGGTATGCTGTAATTGACGTCTCTTATCCTCAATCG CCTGTTGGATTTATTCGTGAACAGAGCAATTGGTTTGCAAGACAG ACACTTCGTCTAAGACGCCCTTTTATTGCTTACTTCACTGATTCCACCAGTAATGAGCTATTTAGG GTTCGTAGGCCTTTTTGGTGGCTTACGAGCTCAATTTATACAGAAGTAGATGGTAAG GAGATTGGTGTTGTTCATAGAAGGtggcatctttggaagagaaTCTATGACCTCTACTTGGG GAACAAGCAGTTTGCAGTGGTTGAGAATCCTGGATTTTGGAATTGGACCTTTACATTGAAGGACATTAATGGGCAAGTGTTGGCTGAGATAGATCGTAACTGGAGAGGATTCGGTTTTGAG ATACTCACTGATGCTGGTCAATATGTCATACGATTCGGGTCTACATCTAATGATGTCATGGAGAAG AATCAAGAGTTGGAAGTAGTTCGGCCCTTGACCCTATCAGAGAGGGCGGTTACTCTCGCACTTGCTGTCTCATtggataatgattatttttccAGACATGGTGGCTG GGGAATTCCATTTTTCGTTATGGGTGAATGA